One segment of Pyrococcus sp. ST04 DNA contains the following:
- a CDS encoding ATP-binding protein, which translates to MARREEIPISEDPLGIVRGEASYATFEFSVNPDAEISFGEFVVTKNRAGELVLGIVRGVENVNWLLTSAKSNFNSLSLDIQEYGESLAENEEIVATVKILGKVANGELQPNRVPIRNGEVVYRAPDEILKTIYEPEGASIEIGTLLLRPNVPIKLNVNELVLRHFAVLAVTGAGKSNAVAVMLKGIVEDIGGTVVVLDPHGDYVNLRLPDTGDKKVNIIEARIKIDELDSEELANLLEVHPNASIQREFLARAWETVKRENKEVGGAALLEMLEIKLQDWIRKRSITYWDEKKERYVTEQLKSERTETVRGLIFRIRRFLRNYGEFVTSEDLLASIKPGMVNVIDLGPLDEVQMKVIVGKFLQEVFENRVGYEKARKNLSRTGNKEYKKIMEDIEKRYPALAYPILIIVEEAHIFAPQGEHNETARIMGRIAREGRKFGVGLGVVSQRPSKLNEDILSQMNTKIILRIINPRDQRYVLEASEQISSDLMEDIAGLGKGEAVIVGQAVKLPALVRIYNFKELEGKAGKGQYGGEDISIVERWEEMNSSNYEPDYEIDF; encoded by the coding sequence ATGGCGAGAAGAGAGGAGATTCCAATATCAGAGGATCCCCTGGGTATAGTAAGAGGAGAGGCAAGCTATGCAACATTTGAATTCTCTGTTAACCCTGATGCTGAAATCTCATTTGGTGAGTTCGTTGTAACAAAGAACAGAGCTGGCGAGCTTGTTCTTGGAATCGTGAGGGGCGTAGAAAATGTTAATTGGCTTCTGACAAGTGCAAAAAGCAATTTTAATTCTCTCAGTTTAGATATCCAAGAATATGGAGAGAGCTTAGCTGAAAATGAGGAGATAGTTGCGACGGTTAAGATTTTGGGGAAGGTAGCAAACGGCGAACTCCAACCAAATAGGGTTCCAATTAGGAATGGAGAAGTAGTCTATAGGGCTCCAGATGAAATACTGAAAACCATTTATGAGCCAGAGGGAGCAAGTATAGAAATTGGAACGTTATTATTGAGGCCAAACGTTCCAATAAAGCTAAACGTAAATGAGCTTGTTTTGAGGCATTTTGCTGTTCTTGCTGTTACCGGAGCTGGAAAAAGCAATGCAGTTGCCGTAATGCTTAAGGGAATTGTTGAAGATATAGGAGGGACAGTAGTTGTCCTCGATCCCCACGGTGACTATGTGAATCTGCGACTACCCGATACGGGAGATAAAAAAGTTAACATAATTGAGGCTAGGATAAAAATTGACGAGTTGGACTCTGAGGAGTTGGCAAATCTTCTAGAGGTTCATCCAAATGCTTCAATTCAGAGAGAGTTCTTAGCAAGAGCTTGGGAAACAGTGAAAAGGGAAAATAAAGAAGTTGGAGGCGCTGCTCTTTTAGAAATGCTTGAAATAAAGTTGCAGGATTGGATAAGAAAAAGATCAATAACTTATTGGGATGAGAAAAAAGAAAGATACGTTACCGAACAATTAAAAAGCGAAAGAACCGAGACCGTGAGAGGGCTAATATTCAGGATAAGAAGATTCCTTAGAAATTATGGCGAGTTTGTTACAAGTGAGGATCTACTAGCCTCAATAAAGCCAGGAATGGTCAACGTCATAGACCTTGGACCACTAGATGAAGTTCAGATGAAGGTAATTGTTGGTAAATTCCTCCAAGAGGTTTTTGAGAACAGGGTTGGGTATGAAAAAGCGAGAAAGAATCTCTCAAGAACTGGAAACAAGGAGTACAAGAAAATTATGGAAGATATCGAGAAAAGATATCCAGCTCTTGCATATCCAATTCTCATAATAGTTGAGGAAGCCCATATCTTTGCTCCCCAGGGGGAGCACAATGAAACGGCCAGGATAATGGGTAGAATCGCAAGAGAAGGAAGAAAGTTTGGAGTTGGCCTAGGGGTGGTATCCCAAAGACCTAGCAAGCTTAACGAGGACATATTGAGCCAGATGAACACTAAGATAATTCTGAGGATAATCAATCCAAGAGATCAGAGGTACGTTCTTGAAGCTAGTGAACAGATCAGTAGCGATTTAATGGAAGACATCGCTGGCCTCGGAAAAGGTGAAGCGGTGATAGTAGGTCAGGCAGTAAAGCTTCCCGCTCTTGTTAGGATATATAACTTCAAGGAACTTGAAGGTAAAGCAGGAAAGGGCCAGTATGGAGGAGAGGACATTAGCATTGTGGAGAGATGGGAAGAAATGAATTCTTCGAATTATGAACCTGATTATGAGATAGATTTCTAG
- a CDS encoding cation:proton antiporter has product MSYILHLSILLVVAKILEWVFEKKDIHPIIAHILTGILLGPFVLGIVEPTEDLRVLSEFGLLMMMLYMGLTSNFSAIAQNKLKATVVASLGVAFSFILGFLTVYLFGKGVTAALFVGITLGNTAIEVTSGVLVRERVKREVSSVLMGAAFADDIIAVYLIGLLTGLTQGEFSLIPMLILTFKIVVFILGVLLLSEFVFKRSKRFYQVIKDLHIFFTFTIVLTFALAVIAENIGLNQIIGAYLAGLTISRLRERKDPLIISRIKLNELINDLEIVLTEFFIPLFFIFVGLMFNPEISEISIPMIMTLYASAVLGKLIGCGLGMKVFGNSWRDAILVGIGMGGRGSLELAILKFGLESGLIDEGLFAMIVIVSMLTALTTPIFFRHAVRKLS; this is encoded by the coding sequence ATGAGCTACATTCTCCACCTATCGATTCTTCTCGTTGTGGCGAAAATACTCGAGTGGGTATTTGAGAAAAAAGATATTCATCCAATAATAGCTCACATACTTACAGGAATACTTCTTGGCCCTTTCGTTCTGGGAATCGTTGAGCCAACTGAAGATCTAAGGGTTTTGAGTGAGTTTGGGCTTTTAATGATGATGCTGTATATGGGACTAACGAGCAATTTCTCTGCTATAGCCCAAAACAAGTTAAAGGCTACTGTAGTTGCATCTCTTGGGGTGGCTTTTTCCTTTATCTTGGGATTCTTAACTGTGTATCTTTTTGGTAAAGGAGTTACAGCAGCCCTATTCGTTGGAATAACGCTAGGAAATACCGCAATTGAAGTTACAAGTGGTGTTCTGGTAAGGGAGAGGGTCAAGAGAGAGGTTTCATCTGTCCTCATGGGTGCGGCATTTGCTGATGATATAATTGCAGTTTACCTCATAGGTCTGTTGACTGGGTTGACTCAGGGAGAGTTTTCATTGATTCCCATGCTCATTTTGACGTTCAAGATAGTGGTATTTATCCTGGGAGTTCTCCTTTTATCTGAGTTCGTATTTAAACGCTCAAAACGATTTTATCAAGTGATTAAAGACCTTCACATATTTTTCACATTTACAATAGTTCTAACATTTGCTCTTGCTGTTATAGCAGAAAATATAGGACTCAATCAAATAATTGGAGCATATTTGGCGGGACTAACAATAAGTAGACTTAGAGAAAGAAAAGATCCGCTGATAATAAGTAGAATAAAGCTTAATGAACTAATAAATGACCTTGAAATAGTGCTTACAGAGTTTTTCATTCCCTTGTTCTTTATATTCGTTGGTCTAATGTTTAATCCAGAAATTTCTGAAATCAGTATACCAATGATAATGACGCTATATGCTTCCGCCGTGTTAGGAAAGCTCATTGGATGTGGTCTTGGAATGAAAGTCTTTGGAAATTCTTGGAGGGATGCAATTCTTGTTGGGATAGGAATGGGAGGAAGAGGAAGTCTCGAATTGGCAATATTGAAGTTTGGTCTTGAGAGCGGTTTAATAGACGAAGGCCTTTTTGCAATGATAGTCATTGTTTCAATGCTTACAGCTCTCACAACCCCTATATTCTTTAGACATGCCGTTAGAAAACTTTCTTAA
- a CDS encoding DUF131 domain-containing protein, whose protein sequence is MRGELLIMVGIAMIIIGFMLVFLGTIIMSFSHPSESDVEAGGVIMIGPIPIVFGTKKGATLAMILAIVLMALWVILALLRRA, encoded by the coding sequence ATGAGGGGAGAGCTCTTAATAATGGTTGGCATAGCAATGATAATAATAGGCTTCATGCTTGTTTTCCTTGGTACAATAATCATGAGCTTTAGCCACCCCTCCGAAAGCGACGTTGAAGCTGGAGGGGTTATTATGATAGGACCAATTCCAATAGTCTTTGGAACAAAGAAGGGGGCAACTTTGGCGATGATACTTGCAATAGTACTAATGGCTCTCTGGGTAATCCTGGCCCTACTAAGGAGGGCATGA
- a CDS encoding HAD family hydrolase → MLVIIDLDDTLCNTWDAARIAVIRLIPTMLRLRKFRLFAYIITQRYRELEELREFHLMDFEEMFDKILQKIYKNVEREELEEMTNLFDRTFFANLKLYPDVLPFLSSLRAMNAKLVLVTDSSSTWQRRKLEVLGIQRFFDEVIISGETGHSKHEPYNFFLARKKFPKEEPVFVIGDRDETDMKGGKAIHATTILVRRGYFKGRRAKYADYVVNDLFEALEVIKNELKA, encoded by the coding sequence ATGCTCGTGATAATTGACCTTGATGATACTCTTTGCAACACATGGGATGCTGCTAGAATAGCTGTTATCAGGTTAATCCCCACAATGCTAAGGCTAAGAAAGTTTAGGCTTTTTGCATATATAATAACCCAAAGGTATCGGGAACTCGAGGAATTGAGAGAGTTCCATTTAATGGACTTTGAGGAAATGTTTGATAAGATTTTGCAGAAAATTTACAAGAATGTTGAGAGGGAAGAACTAGAAGAGATGACTAATCTCTTTGATAGGACATTTTTTGCAAATTTAAAATTGTATCCCGATGTTCTTCCATTTCTGAGTAGTCTTAGAGCTATGAACGCAAAGTTAGTTTTGGTTACAGATTCTTCATCTACATGGCAGAGAAGAAAGCTCGAGGTTCTTGGAATTCAGAGATTCTTTGATGAGGTGATAATAAGTGGAGAGACAGGACACAGTAAGCATGAACCTTACAACTTCTTCTTGGCAAGGAAGAAGTTTCCCAAGGAAGAACCAGTTTTTGTTATAGGGGATAGAGACGAAACTGACATGAAAGGCGGAAAGGCTATACATGCAACGACGATACTTGTGAGAAGGGGATACTTCAAGGGTAGAAGGGCTAAATATGCCGATTATGTAGTTAATGATCTTTTTGAAGCTTTAGAGGTGATAAAAAATGAGCTTAAAGCTTGA
- a CDS encoding diacylglycerol/polyprenol kinase family protein, producing the protein MSLKLEIKRKALHMTGLSVPLVYLLFGKEIALIFVTTFLVIFILLEPFRIVEDLRNKVKKKLGLPNGVVERLEKEIDSITREHEKRNIGAHIYFTIAALLIVFFFPKEVAIGSIAVATLGDAMAAIIGKPFGRHRFKNGKSIEGSLAYFLTGLAILTPLIGIKMAVLGSLVGTLAELYELPPDDNFSNQLAIAIALYLAGVRG; encoded by the coding sequence ATGAGCTTAAAGCTTGAAATTAAAAGAAAGGCTCTCCACATGACGGGACTTTCTGTTCCTCTTGTATATCTCCTCTTCGGGAAAGAGATTGCACTGATCTTTGTCACTACATTCCTAGTAATATTTATACTCCTTGAACCTTTCAGGATTGTAGAGGATCTTAGAAACAAAGTTAAGAAAAAACTTGGTCTTCCAAATGGCGTTGTTGAAAGACTTGAAAAAGAAATCGACAGCATAACAAGAGAGCATGAAAAAAGAAACATTGGAGCCCATATATACTTTACAATAGCAGCCTTGTTGATAGTCTTTTTCTTTCCAAAGGAGGTTGCTATAGGTAGCATAGCCGTGGCAACGCTAGGAGATGCCATGGCCGCAATCATAGGGAAGCCCTTCGGAAGGCATAGGTTTAAAAATGGAAAGAGCATTGAAGGAAGCTTAGCATACTTTTTAACTGGTTTGGCAATTTTAACACCCCTAATCGGGATTAAAATGGCCGTCTTGGGTTCTCTTGTGGGGACACTTGCAGAACTTTATGAGTTGCCCCCTGATGATAATTTTTCAAACCAGCTCGCTATAGCTATAGCCCTTTATCTTGCGGGGGTGAGAGGGTGA